The Palaemon carinicauda isolate YSFRI2023 chromosome 24, ASM3689809v2, whole genome shotgun sequence nucleotide sequence atatatatatatatatatatatatatatatatgcgtttatatatccatattcatatatacacacacacacatatatatatatatatatatatatatatatatatatatatatatatatatatatatatatatatatatatatatatatatatatatgagtgtgtgaaaaTGGCGAAAAAGTTAGATCTGACAGATTGatataattatagaggcatcactaTTAATTCTGTTCTcatctatatatgtaatatgcgcattttaatgagactagagatgattgatgtaaagctgagagagATTAAAATGGATTTAGAAATGTAAAAGTTTTACTGATCAACTTTTCATTTAAAGACATGAGAACTAACAATGTGTAAAAAATACAAAttcacttttgatgccatttgtgtactatgaaaaggtctttgatagtgtgcatcagacaattttgtggagagtcctgcatcattaagttcttcttaaatatgtaaatatgattaagtcttgtcatgagcataacaagtgcaaagttgatgttagtggagtcctttcaaataCATTTTCAGTGCAGAGTGGTGTATTCCAagagaatatgttgtcacctatattgttatgctcctcatggattttgcattatatagaacatttggggatggtggagaaggattggaatggattggtaataggaagttagctgacctagaatacgctgatgatgctgtcttcattaacagaacaccacagaatttgcaaagcTTTCTTACAAGAAGGCattaaatattacatgaggttgggctcacgaTAAATTGAAGAAGGACAGAGATGCTGAGGACAGATTatgcaaaggaaaataaaatatcattagtagtaaaaaggattaatgaggtggaatcattcaaatacttaagaactatgatctttaaCACAGGATCTTAAGAATTtgtgtttaatgaaaaattgaaaaaagcaaatcagacaatggctaggttaagtcatatttggaaatcaaatcgcctttaatgacctataaaaatcagactacatactAGTATAGTGTGATTAGTAATACTATTAGCACATGAGTTGTGGTATGTCAATTGAATAATATTcaacagatattgcagacttgagaaaaaaccctcagaagaatattgggagtttaatggcagaacaggattgaAAATGAAACTATCGGAGCGATTATAATAAGGGGtaaaaggagatggtttgggcatgctcttcgcagtctcTAGGAGaggttaattcaccaaactttcatctgggctcaacaaagcactagaagagtttgaagacccagacctgcaTGGCTATGGACTATGAGGCATGACGTAGAATAAGATGGATGGTGAAGTCAATAGCtataggagttgatgatgatgatgaagatgaagatatatatatatatatatatatatatatatatatatatatatatatatatatatatatatatatatatatatatatatatatacatatatatataaatatatatatatatatatatatatatatatatatatatatatatattatatcatatatatatatatatatataaatatatatatatatatactgtatatatatatatatatatatatatatatatatatatatatatatatatatattatattatatatatatactgtatatatatatatatatatatatatatatatatatatatatatatatatatatatatatataaatatatatatacacacatacacacacactatcacAACTGCACACCTTCTGTATCATAACTAAAAAGCATAGTTTCAAAGGAAAGTCTGTAATGGATATGGGTCTTCAATAGCAGTTACcctcattataatgaatatttctgTTGCCGAATAATGAAAGCGTATGGTTTCCTACCGAGAAATTTATTCCTACAAAGAATAACACAGACATTCGCTTAATTTACAATTTTGTCCCACTAATTAATCCCTCTGAAGAACCTTCTGTGAATACGCCGTAATATCCTTCCCTTGAAAACAAAAGGGTCTAATTTCAAGGTGTTCATTAGCTAATAAAATAACAGAACACAAACGTTTCATCAAAATTTCACGAAGGAGGATGAAACACAGTTCATTTTgtctttttctctccattttctgTTGTTAAGCTTCGTGTCTAATTATATTCAGGGAATTCTATAAAAGGTTTACGTGAGATATATTGCATAAGTGAGGTGAAATTAATTATAGATGTTTTAAACGAAATTTGGCTGATTGATCGAGTGATTATAAAAGGAGACGGAGCAGGAATAGGTAAAAGGGTTGGAACTAATTTATCAAAAGATGATGAACACATACGCCTTTGATATGTTGATATCCATTTGActtaaaacaaaaacatatattcCATACCCTTCAATTTTTATGACATTAATCAGCTTTTTTATTCGCTTGCAGGTGGTGGAAACCGCACATTATACATTCATGTGTGGTCAAGACACGATATTCGACCAGCAGCTGATGTTATGCGGTCATCGGGATGAAGCCTTCCCTTGCGCCAATGCAGCTTCCATTTATGAAGAGACAAACTTACAGCTGAGGCAGGAGATTGAAGCCAGTGAAAACGAAGCTAAACTCAAGAAGGCCGTGCAAGTTGTAAACTGAAAATGCAAGTAGAAACTTACTTCCGATCTTCGTATGACTTAAACTTTGACATTTGCAAActtgttaatttattaatttcagatCATTCGCATTTCATCTCTTCATATGTAATTACATTATGTTTAAACGACTTATTTagtacaataaagaaaaaatgtatacTGTATTTGGTTTTAATTACTAATGCTGTAATATGTCCCGCAAAAAAGGCTATAATGCAGTTATGAGAAAAGTTTCTAAATGAACCTATATTGTCAGTGACATAAAAGTAAAATCATTAGGCTTAAATAtggcatacactgtatatatatatatatatatatatatatatatatatatatatatatatatatatatatatatatatatatatatatatatatatatatatatatatataaatatatatgtatatataaattaatcgggaattctctgtaaaaatatattgttctcagccatattttagtaaaatataggcgaccgtaattttaccatactttgttattatattttttgggttggtgactgtaatatcactcctttacgtcaatatatacgtttttaaaacgaaaaatgcctggcaacataaaTTACAGGATTTGTACAGTTTTCTTACGGCCTATTTTTACCAGTGTATGATTCCTACTCATTTATTATACTCTGATGAAGGTTGCCTGtttaatattaaaatagatttattCAAGGTCATTCTGTTGCTCTTAATCTTATATCACAATGGAAAAAAtacttgctaaaaataatatataactatTACGTGTTGTTACAGCTTTGGCATTTCTTCAATTCTTTTGGAGGATTCTATTTCTTTGTGTTCATAATAATTCGTTAACCCAAACCAAGCCTCTCAAATTACTTTGGtacattccattatttttttttttttttttttttttaacaaacacatTTTCCATCTATTCatttaataatttcatgatattcatgatattgattaagtctgttcatgagctttgcaagttcaaagttaatgttagtggatggTGATATGTGATGAGGTGTTTTATATGAAGACTGATGATTGCAgggatgaagaaataaaatccCGAGTGGTGGATTACGATTTTTCTACACAGCAAAGGTGAACAGCTCGATCCAGGAGAAGCAAGAAGACTGACTATGCGCATACACGGAGTGCTGACAGCGCGACTCATGCGCATGTGTTTGTGGTATACAAAGCTTATGAAAcgtaaaaaatgtatatatgtaagacGATATAAACAATAATCTATACCTTCCCTCCTCCTTTTAAATTCAAAGAGGTATCTTGAACGTAATAAGCAACATGTG carries:
- the LOC137617842 gene encoding uncharacterized protein codes for the protein MMMGRTLLVFSTMMAMAYGRMGGFIAGGFRINPGFSCEGRLYGFYADVDNDCRAYHVCEPVEDEEGTVVETAHYTFMCGQDTIFDQQLMLCGHRDEAFPCANAASIYEETNLQLRQEIEASENEAKLKKAVQVVN